A single region of the Rhizobium sp. NLR16a genome encodes:
- a CDS encoding DUF2312 domain-containing protein: MSDAHGVARDQLRAFIERIERLEEEKKTIADDIKDVYGEAKGMGFDTKILKKVVALRKKDEQERMEEEAILDTYLHALGMIEAPPEG, encoded by the coding sequence ATGTCTGATGCTCATGGCGTCGCCCGCGATCAGCTTCGCGCTTTCATCGAGCGCATTGAACGGCTGGAAGAAGAAAAGAAGACCATCGCCGACGACATCAAGGACGTCTATGGCGAGGCCAAGGGAATGGGCTTCGATACCAAGATTCTGAAGAAGGTCGTGGCGCTGCGCAAAAAGGACGAGCAGGAGCGCATGGAGGAGGAAGCAATCCTCGACACCTATCTGCATGCGCTCGGCATGATCGAAGCGCCGCCGGAAGGCTGA
- a CDS encoding DUF1244 domain-containing protein, translated as MTALSKEQQTEFEAAAFRRLIAHLRDRSDVQNIDLMNLAGFCRNCLSNWYREAAGAQGVPISRDESREMIYGMPYEDWKNLHQKEASPVQKAAFELNKPHK; from the coding sequence ATGACCGCGCTCAGCAAGGAACAACAGACCGAATTCGAAGCCGCCGCCTTCCGCCGTCTGATCGCACATCTTCGTGACCGCAGCGACGTCCAGAACATCGATCTGATGAACCTGGCCGGCTTCTGCCGCAACTGCCTGTCGAACTGGTATCGCGAGGCCGCCGGGGCCCAAGGTGTTCCGATCAGCCGGGACGAATCGCGCGAGATGATCTACGGCATGCCCTATGAGGACTGGAAGAACCTCCACCAGAAGGAGGCCTCACCTGTGCAAAAGGCGGCATTTGAGCTGAACAAGCCACACAAATAG
- a CDS encoding N-formylglutamate amidohydrolase: MDDFQSFEILPGKHDKGMVIIADHAMNRLPARYERLGLPGSAFARHIAYDIGIEGLTRQLSAKLGVPAVLGGFSRLLIDPNRGEDDPTLIMKISDGAVISGNHPITPQEWNYRIEAFHRPYHDAVAGTIDTVANSTGKAPLVLSLHSFTPAWKSIPRPWHAAVLWDSDRRAVGPLLDMLRADPDLVVGDNEPYDGALKGDTMYRHCMVTGIPHALLEVRQDLIADEAGISAWAERLAPIFAAMNADPALHEYDVHQSRTGPY, encoded by the coding sequence ATGGACGACTTTCAATCCTTCGAAATTCTACCCGGAAAACATGATAAAGGCATGGTGATCATCGCCGATCACGCGATGAACCGTCTTCCCGCCCGGTATGAGAGGCTCGGCCTGCCTGGGTCGGCCTTTGCCCGCCACATTGCCTACGACATCGGCATCGAGGGCCTGACGCGACAGCTTTCAGCGAAGCTCGGCGTACCGGCAGTGCTCGGCGGTTTCTCGCGCCTGCTGATCGACCCGAACCGCGGGGAGGACGACCCGACGCTGATCATGAAGATCTCGGACGGCGCCGTGATATCAGGCAATCACCCAATCACGCCGCAGGAATGGAATTACCGGATCGAAGCCTTTCATCGGCCCTACCACGATGCCGTGGCAGGCACGATCGACACCGTGGCGAATAGCACCGGCAAGGCACCGCTGGTACTGTCGCTGCACTCTTTCACGCCAGCGTGGAAGAGCATTCCCCGACCCTGGCACGCCGCCGTTCTCTGGGACAGTGACCGGCGCGCCGTCGGCCCGCTGCTCGATATGCTTCGCGCCGATCCCGATCTCGTCGTCGGCGACAACGAACCCTATGACGGCGCTTTGAAGGGCGATACCATGTACCGCCATTGCATGGTGACAGGCATTCCGCATGCCCTGCTCGAAGTGCGTCAGGATTTGATCGCTGATGAAGCCGGCATATCGGCATGGGCCGAGCGCCTGGCGCCGATTTTTGCGGCGATGAATGCCGATCCGGCCCTGCACGAATACGACGTCCACCAGTCGCGCACCGGCCCCTATTGA
- a CDS encoding DUF1036 domain-containing protein translates to MGAVLIQAAPSFLTRSGPLVRLALFALAAAMPFFIADAARADFRVCNGTQNLVGVAIGYRAKDGWITEGWWQVPATTCATLIEGELQSRYYYLYAEDAARGGRWTGDVQMCVAENEFKISGVQDCYARGYQKMGFKEYDTGRQGSWMVQLSDTPGTQESQN, encoded by the coding sequence TTGGGAGCCGTGTTGATTCAAGCCGCGCCAAGTTTCCTCACGCGGTCCGGACCGTTGGTCCGACTCGCCCTGTTTGCTCTTGCAGCCGCCATGCCGTTCTTCATCGCAGATGCCGCACGCGCCGATTTTCGCGTCTGCAACGGAACGCAAAATCTGGTCGGGGTGGCAATCGGATACAGGGCCAAGGACGGCTGGATCACGGAGGGTTGGTGGCAGGTGCCGGCAACGACTTGCGCCACGCTGATCGAGGGAGAATTGCAGTCGCGCTATTATTACCTCTACGCAGAGGACGCCGCCCGGGGAGGACGGTGGACGGGGGACGTGCAGATGTGCGTGGCGGAAAACGAATTCAAGATTTCGGGCGTGCAAGATTGTTATGCCCGGGGTTACCAGAAGATGGGATTCAAGGAATATGACACGGGCCGCCAGGGCAGCTGGATGGTTCAACTCTCCGACACCCCAGGGACGCAAGAAAGTCAGAATTGA
- the pyk gene encoding pyruvate kinase produces the protein MKRNRKVKILATLGPASAEESMIEKLHQAGADVFRINMSHASHDLMRTLIQRIRSVEARSGRPIGILADLQGPKLRVGKFTDSKVDLKPGQTFTLDNNEALGDATRVYLPHPEILESVQPGHRLLIDDGKLALRAEKCDGKSIVTTVISGTRISDRKGVSLPDTLLGVGALTDKDRSDLDAVLATDDVDWVALSFVQRPDDLAEVRKIARGRVGLMSKIEKPQALERIEEIIELSDALMVARGDLGVEMPLESVPGIQKQLIRACRRSGKPVVVATQMLESMISAPVPTRAEVSDVATAVFEGADAVMLSAESASGDYPVEAVSTMASIAGAIEREPHYPGIIYAQRAQPEATGADAISLAARQIAETLKLSAIVCYTSSGTTGLRASRERPQVPILALSPIIKTARRLAVVWGLHCVVTHDATDLDDMVNRACRIVADEGFGKPGDRIIISAGVPLGTPGATNMLRIAYIGSDGQSGI, from the coding sequence ATGAAGCGTAATCGCAAAGTTAAAATCCTCGCCACCCTCGGGCCCGCCTCCGCCGAGGAATCGATGATCGAGAAGCTGCACCAGGCCGGTGCCGACGTCTTCCGCATCAATATGAGCCATGCGAGCCACGACCTGATGCGAACGCTCATCCAGCGCATCCGCTCGGTCGAGGCGCGCTCTGGCCGGCCGATCGGCATTCTCGCCGATCTGCAGGGACCGAAGCTGCGCGTCGGCAAGTTTACCGACAGCAAGGTCGACCTGAAACCCGGCCAGACCTTCACGCTCGACAACAATGAAGCGCTTGGCGACGCCACGCGCGTCTACCTGCCGCATCCCGAGATCCTGGAATCGGTGCAGCCTGGCCACCGTCTGCTGATAGACGACGGCAAGCTCGCCCTGCGCGCAGAAAAATGCGACGGCAAGAGCATCGTCACGACGGTGATCTCCGGCACGCGCATTTCCGACCGCAAGGGAGTCAGCCTTCCCGACACGCTGCTTGGCGTCGGTGCGCTGACCGACAAGGACCGTTCCGATCTCGATGCCGTGCTCGCCACCGACGATGTCGACTGGGTGGCGCTTTCCTTCGTCCAGCGCCCGGACGATCTTGCCGAGGTGCGCAAGATCGCCCGCGGCCGCGTTGGTCTGATGTCGAAGATCGAAAAACCGCAGGCTCTCGAGCGGATCGAAGAGATCATCGAGCTTTCCGATGCCTTGATGGTCGCCCGCGGCGATCTCGGCGTCGAAATGCCGCTCGAATCGGTTCCCGGCATTCAGAAGCAGCTGATCCGCGCCTGCCGCCGGTCGGGCAAGCCGGTGGTCGTCGCCACGCAGATGCTGGAATCGATGATCTCGGCGCCGGTTCCGACGCGCGCCGAAGTTTCCGACGTCGCGACCGCCGTCTTCGAAGGCGCCGATGCCGTCATGCTCTCGGCCGAATCGGCCTCGGGCGACTATCCCGTCGAGGCCGTCTCGACCATGGCGTCAATTGCCGGCGCCATCGAGCGCGAGCCGCATTATCCCGGCATCATCTATGCCCAGCGCGCCCAGCCGGAAGCGACCGGCGCCGATGCGATCTCGCTTGCCGCCCGCCAGATCGCCGAGACGCTGAAGCTGTCGGCGATCGTCTGCTACACCTCCTCCGGCACGACGGGCCTGCGCGCCTCGCGCGAGCGCCCGCAGGTGCCGATCCTGGCATTGTCGCCGATCATCAAGACGGCGCGCCGGCTTGCCGTCGTCTGGGGCCTGCATTGCGTCGTCACCCATGATGCGACCGATCTCGACGACATGGTCAACCGCGCCTGCCGCATCGTCGCCGACGAAGGGTTCGGCAAGCCAGGCGATCGCATCATCATCTCGGCCGGCGTGCCGCTCGGCACGCCCGGCGCCACCAACATGCTGCGCATTGCCTATATCGGATCGGACGGCCAAAGCGGCATCTGA
- a CDS encoding LysE family translocator: MDVVTLIAFAAVSFVGIATPGPTVLLALTNGSRHGLRRAVAGMIGAVLSDFVLIGAVAVGLGALLAASEFWFSMLKWAGAAYLAFLGIMLLRSKGTIDAALKSGEAPGGRSAFSIGLKSFMVAATNPKGYLFFSAFLPQFIDPTQPQPGQYALLALIFAAIDFIIMFGYAFFGSQAVRFLKTSGALWLERACGGALLALAGSLAFYRRATT, encoded by the coding sequence ATGGATGTCGTCACGCTTATCGCTTTTGCAGCCGTTTCCTTCGTCGGCATCGCGACACCGGGGCCAACGGTGCTGCTGGCGCTGACCAACGGTTCAAGGCATGGCCTGCGCCGCGCGGTCGCCGGCATGATCGGCGCGGTGCTTTCCGATTTCGTGCTGATCGGCGCCGTGGCGGTCGGGCTCGGGGCGCTGCTTGCGGCATCGGAATTCTGGTTCTCGATGCTGAAATGGGCGGGTGCGGCCTATCTCGCCTTTCTCGGCATCATGCTGCTGCGCTCGAAAGGCACCATCGATGCGGCGTTGAAATCTGGCGAGGCGCCAGGCGGGCGATCGGCCTTTTCGATCGGCCTGAAGAGCTTCATGGTCGCGGCGACCAATCCGAAAGGCTACCTGTTCTTCTCGGCCTTCCTGCCGCAGTTCATCGATCCCACCCAGCCACAGCCGGGGCAGTATGCGCTTCTGGCGCTCATTTTTGCCGCGATCGATTTTATTATTATGTTCGGCTACGCCTTCTTCGGCTCGCAGGCGGTACGCTTTCTGAAGACCTCTGGCGCCTTATGGCTGGAGCGGGCATGCGGCGGAGCGCTGCTCGCCCTTGCCGGGTCGCTTGCCTTCTATCGCCGGGCAACAACTTGA
- a CDS encoding DUF4865 family protein — protein sequence MIGMQYSFTLPADYDMSIIDRRIREKGPLLDGFPNLGFKAYLSARRNEFGGRDNLYAPFYLWQKPEGANEFLCGPGFEALTGAFGWPQVRTWIVWQAAVSPDIAAAAFATRDIMQTEPYSPLADTRRAESAEAVADLEAGALASVSGFEPTTWTRVRFRLWKEMPEIGGHTQAFRVGHLSLPR from the coding sequence ATGATCGGCATGCAATACAGCTTCACCCTGCCGGCCGACTACGACATGTCGATCATCGACCGCCGCATCCGCGAAAAGGGACCATTACTCGACGGCTTCCCCAATCTCGGCTTCAAGGCCTATCTCAGCGCACGCAGGAACGAATTCGGCGGCCGCGACAACCTCTACGCACCCTTCTATCTCTGGCAGAAGCCCGAAGGAGCAAACGAGTTCCTCTGCGGGCCGGGCTTCGAAGCGCTCACCGGCGCCTTCGGCTGGCCTCAGGTGAGGACATGGATTGTCTGGCAGGCGGCCGTCTCTCCCGATATCGCAGCAGCGGCCTTTGCCACCCGCGATATCATGCAGACGGAACCCTACTCGCCGCTCGCCGATACCCGCCGGGCCGAAAGCGCAGAAGCCGTAGCCGATCTGGAAGCAGGCGCGCTCGCCTCCGTCTCCGGCTTCGAACCGACGACCTGGACGCGCGTGCGCTTCAGGCTATGGAAAGAGATGCCCGAGATCGGTGGGCACACGCAAGCCTTTCGTGTTGGCCACCTGTCCCTGCCTCGCTGA
- a CDS encoding cupin domain-containing protein, whose amino-acid sequence MSASNPKTMTVSRPGKVVRSPEGVATAPFWVEMLLEGADGENTAMRATLDPGTITRWHTHPRGQLLYVLSGQGLAQNEGGPVEELRAGDAVWFAPGERHWHGAADDSPFSYISIQPADNGSFVEWLDPVDARP is encoded by the coding sequence ATGAGCGCTTCGAACCCGAAAACGATGACCGTCAGCCGTCCCGGCAAGGTGGTCCGCTCGCCCGAAGGCGTGGCAACCGCGCCCTTCTGGGTCGAGATGCTGCTCGAAGGCGCCGACGGTGAAAACACTGCGATGCGCGCAACCCTCGATCCCGGCACTATCACCCGCTGGCACACCCATCCCAGGGGGCAGTTGCTCTATGTCCTTTCGGGACAAGGCCTGGCTCAGAACGAGGGCGGCCCGGTCGAAGAATTGCGTGCCGGGGATGCGGTCTGGTTTGCGCCCGGCGAACGCCACTGGCATGGCGCTGCCGATGACAGCCCGTTCAGCTATATCAGCATCCAGCCGGCGGACAATGGCAGCTTCGTCGAATGGCTGGATCCGGTGGACGCACGGCCATGA
- a CDS encoding tautomerase family protein, which yields MPFVRISLRKGKSPDYLAALADNIQRALVETFDVPENDRFQAIHQHDENELIFDRSYLAGPRSGDFVYISITIGRPRTAEMKAALYRRLADLLAVSPGLRPEDIMIVISTSAPDDWSFGNGIAQMTDPDWRLRVAGGRQ from the coding sequence ATGCCCTTCGTTCGAATTTCCCTTCGCAAAGGCAAGTCGCCAGACTATCTCGCGGCGCTCGCGGACAATATTCAGCGCGCGCTAGTCGAGACTTTCGACGTGCCCGAAAACGACCGCTTCCAGGCCATCCACCAGCATGACGAGAACGAGCTGATCTTCGATCGCAGCTATCTCGCAGGTCCGCGCTCCGGCGATTTCGTCTACATCTCGATCACCATCGGCAGACCCCGCACGGCCGAGATGAAGGCCGCACTCTACCGGCGGCTCGCGGATCTCCTGGCAGTGTCGCCCGGCCTTCGGCCCGAGGACATCATGATCGTCATCAGCACCAGCGCGCCTGATGACTGGTCCTTCGGCAACGGCATCGCCCAGATGACCGATCCGGACTGGCGACTGCGGGTAGCAGGAGGCCGGCAATGA